From Rutidosis leptorrhynchoides isolate AG116_Rl617_1_P2 chromosome 3, CSIRO_AGI_Rlap_v1, whole genome shotgun sequence, a single genomic window includes:
- the LOC139901481 gene encoding uncharacterized protein has product MSSPMTNENRSNKTTEEVTTALLKKRSRRVSFAENTSVLIFDRDESGSSPDPAPSNSSNEKDDSGSRQFFRTEDEDDDNDDDPDELGPPSPFIRVVASPSSGGSTIPSATSNDDDNFFGPVSSSFIRRDLSDSSSSDENHDQTMDSTAFSMHYRSIARSEAGELKTSTGINLSFEEKTPTPRSIDSNTSAMILTLTDKRKPNSIPNVSTSKMSPGSQINDMSLVGKYSNKYDYGKVSPPMNALLAEDDCDLHAASHVSLLKSPIKAGKKILADKENGPDLMDLSHDEDTKIEGIINHEELTEVVSANHIEMGLADDGSKLFTSKQPVLGVFPNTSDTQASKSLSPNQSTKATLTETNSSLELLATSQSTPSKYGNIAYRLDDVMEKENKLPLIGAIAHSTDRPSAAATPLNRTMVFQRTDSLQHVGSVSSLQKSISKLRSLEASPFSAGLTTLTTKLKNSNFKSLVSKMTPLGTLLENNIVSPQVNSMDRGEIEIMDICLENPLPNMVANKNQIPKNDVCTTL; this is encoded by the exons ATGTCGTCGCCGATGACTAACGAGAACCGCTCAAACAAAACAACGGAGGAAGTAACGACGGCGTTACTTAAAAAGCGATCTCGACGCGTTAGCTTTGCAGAAAATACTTCGGTTCTCATATTTGACCGTGATGAATCCGGATCTTCTCCGGATCCTGCACCTTCTAATTCTTCAAACGAAAAAGATGATAGTGGCTCAAGACAGTTTTTCAGAACCGAGGATGAAGATGACGACAATGATGATGATCCGGATGAACTCGGTCCGCCGAGTCCATTTATTCGAGTTGTTGCGTCTCCGTCATCTGGTGGAAGCACCATTCCTTCTGCTACCTCTAATGATG ACGATAACTTTTTTGGGCCTGTATCTTCAAGTTTTATTAGAAGAGATTTATCAGACTCTTCTTCCTCAGATGAGAATCATGATCAAACTATGGATTCGACAGCGTTTTCAATGCATTACCGTAGCATTGCTAGATCAGAAGCAGGAGAATTAAAGACTTCGACAGGGATTAATCTTTCCTTTGAGGAAAAAACTCCAACTCCGAGATCTATTGACTCTAATACAAGTGCCATGATATTGACACTAACTGATAAGCGGAAGCCGAATTCTATACCCAATGTATCTACCTCAAAAATGAGCCCTGGGTCTCAAATAAATGACATGAGTCTTGTTGGAAAATATAGTAATAAGTATGACTACGGGAAAGTATCGCCTCCAATGAATGCACTATTGGCAGAAGATGACTGTGATTTGCATGCGGCTTCTCATGTATCTCTACTGAAGTCCCCGATCAAAGCTGGAAAAAAGATTTTAGCCGACAAGGAAAATGGGCCCGACCTTATGGATTTGAGCCATGACGAAGATACTAAAATTGAAGGAATTATTAATCATGAGGAGCTCACTGAAGTGGTTTCTGCTAATCATATTGAGATGGGATTGGCAGATGATGGATCCAAGCTATTTACGAGTAAGCAACCTGTTCTTGGAGTTTTTCCAAATACATCTGACACCCAAGCTTCTAAATCTCTATCCCCTAATCAGTCTACTAAG GCCACTCTTACTGAAACCAACTCAAGCTTGGAACTTTTGGCTACTAGTCAAAGCACTCCATCAAAATATGGGAATATAGCTTATCGATTAGATGATGTCATGGAAAAGGAAAATAAACTTCCATTGATAGGGGCAATAGCACATTCAACTGATAGGCCTAGTGCAGCCGCGACTCCTCTTAATCGAACAATGGTTTTTCAAAGAACTGATAGCCTACAGCATGTTGGTAGtgtatcatctttacaaaaaagcaTTTCTAAATTAAGAAGTCTAGAAGCTTCTCCCTTTTCTGCTGGTTTAACTACTTTAACTACTAAACTTAAAAATTCAAATTTCAAATCTTTGGTCTCTAAGATGACTCCGTTGGGTACTTTGTTGGAGAATAACATCGTATCTCCTCAAGTTAATTCTATGGATAGGGGTGAGATTGAGATCATGGACATTTGTCTTGAAAATCCGTTACCGAACATGGTTGCTAATAAGAACCAGATACCAAAAAATGATGTGTGTACAACCC TCTGA
- the LOC139897885 gene encoding uncharacterized protein, with amino-acid sequence MQPTVSKCANIRDDDITNVRMDEISCQKNLAEQFGRSPSDKELCDTFHNDNIDSLHVDNMQSSVRKRKSENVMPTEKIVKIKTSSNSGVELPSGSGTSNIGPTLEHLTQIHTRFFKETKLLPDSVDKMNLHAIDRLIDTLGQLQTSKTYELLASKFQSHDIQNKRAIEAKLLLCKIVHEKAKSQLLHVKRERLLKNGQSLASGIQESEVLKLNLSLQNSLPAQVIPHRTDNIKEIQECQVDIDKVKSMRQVIKDMDERILSLTKSFHGSCKMKGEPPNPTDTIANVNDHLLKRARCHIIRKDMQLWVIDDFKSSKDHHEITLNYLNFMSQRITVTAGVIPSFSFSHSLNQTNINKIFKDMDASAAFGFVFNGGLIQKYVGATSLAQETQITSHLFGNLVDVLDEIQLARLELPNLMRARFHTSLDEQLHLELYFFNATSGKKATVSLNTSCLKRGIYPPEIAPCQIDIAENASQNSSTQTLSAQITAAVKDLRVGYLRIKRLCRCVSQLVGIQ; translated from the exons ATGCAGCCAACAGTATCTAAATGTGCAAATATCAGGGATGATGATATAACTAACGTAAGGATGGATGAAATATCTTGTCAGAAG AATTTGGCCGAACAGTTTGGTAGAAGTCCATCAGATAAAGAGTTGTGCGATACGTTTCACAATGACAACATTGATTCCTTACATGTGGATAATATGCAGTCATCTGTGAGAAAAAGAAAATCTGAAAATGTGATGCCTACTGAAAAAATTGTGAAAATTAAAACGAGTTCAAATTCTGGTGTTGAACTCCCAAGTGGCAGTGGAACGTCAAATATTGGTCCTACTCTCGAACATTTGACTCAG ATTCATACAAGATTCTTTAAGGAAACAAAACTTCTTCCAGATTCAGTTGATAAGATGAATTTGCATGCG ATTGATCGTCTGATTGATACTCTGGGGCAACTACAGACGTCAAAAACATATGAGCTTCTCGCTAGCAAATTTCAGTCTCATGATATTCAAAATAAAAG AGCAATAGAAGCAAAACTACTCTTGTGCAAAATTGTGCACGAAAAAGCAAAGTCTCAGCTACTGCATGTGAAACGAGAGAGATTACTG AAAAATGGTCAATCACTTGCCTCGGGAATTCAAGAGTCAGAAGTTTTGAAGTTGAATCTTTCACTTCAAAATTCGCTACCTGCTCAAGTTATTCCTCATCGTACAGATAATATAAAGGAAATTCAAGAG TGCCAAGTGGACATCGACAAAGTGAAATCAATGAGGCAGGTGATAAAAGACATGGATGAAAGAATTTTAAGCTTGACAAAATCTTTTCACGGGTCGTGTAAGATGAAAGGAGAACCACCCAACCCCACTGACACTATTGCAAATGTAAATGATCATTTGTTGAAAAGAGCACGGTGTCACATCATTCGTAAAGATATGCAG CTTTGGGTTATAGACGATTTTAAGAGTAGTAAAGATCATCACGAGATTACTCTTAACTACCTTAACTTCATGAGTCAAAG GATAACAGTCACTGCCGGTGTAATTCCAAGCTTTTCCTTCTCGCATTCTTTAAATCAGACGAATATAAACAAG ATTTTCAAAGATATGGATGCCTCAGCTGCTTTTGGGTTTGTTTTTAATGGTGGGTTGATACAGAAATATGTTGGTGCGACAAGTTTGGCACAAGAAACTCAA ATCACTAGTCATCTTTTTGGTAATCTGGTTGATGTGCTGGACGAAATACAACTTGCAAGATTAGAGCTGCCGAATTTGATGCGTGCAAGATTTCACACATCATTGG ATGAACAACTTCATCTGGAGCTCTATTTCTTCAATGCAACCAGTGGAAAGAAGGCGACAGTATCGCTAAATACGTCATGTCTAAAAAG GGGTATCTATCCACCAGAGATTGCTCCATGCCAGATCGACATCGCAGAAAACGCATCACAAAACTCATCTACTCAAACACTCTCAGCTCAGATTACAGCTGCAGTTAAAGATCTTAGAGTGGGTTACTTACGAATTAAACGGCTGTGTAGGTGCGTATCTCAGTTAGTAGGCATTCAATGA